One window of the Lodderomyces elongisporus chromosome 6, complete sequence genome contains the following:
- the SEF2 gene encoding Transcription factor, whose translation MIMSLQSKNRLRLIVPPLNSKVNKVLKTCKRCRQHKTKCDAYRTNPFPCSHCVKRNLNCTLEIINKPTGRVKTVDMVERLSCEVDELKYVLSRLLERKSKLVDTLIMRGKQVQAQAQAQAQAQAQAQVQAQNRRLRRVNETEDLVERSPTPSVSEIETCIESPLESPSQDIGCETLLVQPPTTQASLSKFVLSANTKIAPVSLSHKQAQLYFTNYERHFNSYLPIFPDEFFRSTNLVEFHTENELTFWCIIITSLLNQHDQAETYENLTEHIKSLVVAKCWLQTPRSVYIISSLLILTTWPLPNHKTQISDNLCIKYISLMKSLSLQFGLHKLEFISEFSHKTKLNVTREVNLNNRIRERIYKFVNVNSNYWLIHLGLSNNNHNGFTQDYIINKASNIDLFDSGVSSTDQYINSLLKISIIQSKLNENMSNLIGDRLTEDGLPLLPNQINTSKMINFNMFEIILNDLNKMLAEKDYESAEMEKLIQVSIAYSKLQLFVYSLSKSDISVVEYKNYVIKLINCCLSIVELMESEEEYLKLPIFYKFPVELASLTLLRVFKSPILSSVSQYQLVKNAFGKLFDKIFQHDSWHFMNFKLLKIIEKFDKLENEFIIAKQMDQAETLQNSFFLVTRMKNYLVSSLQYELIWLIYEQEKNNVENFSEKVDTSLPLDFIIDKDLQKYIKSNESILTIL comes from the coding sequence ATGATCATGTCATTACAGTCCAAAAATAGACTTCGATTAATTGTACCACCATTGAACTCGAAAGTTAACAAGGTTCTAAAGACATGCAAAAGATGCAGGCAGCACAAGACCAAATGCGATGCTTACCGAACAAACCCATTTCCATGCTCACACTGTGTGAAGAGGAACTTAAATTGTACATTAGAAATAATCAACAAACCAACAGGACGAGTCAAGACTGTGGACATGGTGGAAAGGTTGTCGTGCGAAGTAGACGAGTTGAAATATGTATTGAGTCGACTCTTGGAGAGAAAGTCGAAATTAGTTGACACTTTGATAATGCGAGGGAAGCAAGTacaagcacaagcacaagcacaagcacaGGCACAAGCACAGGCACAGGTTCAAGCACAAAACCGAAGGTTACGGAGAGTCAACGAAACAGAGGACCTCGTTGAAAGGTCTCCAACTCCGCTGGTTTCGGAGATCGAGACTTGCATCGAGTCACCACTCGAGTCACCACTGCAAGATATTGGATGCGAAACGCTATTGGTGCAGCCTCCAACTACTCAGGCCTCATTGTCAAAGTTTGTCTTGTCTGCTAATACCAAAATAGCACCGGTGCTGCTATCACATAAACAAGCTCAACTTTATTTCACGAATTACGAACGCCACTTTAATTCCTACCTCCCCATTTTTCCGGATGAATTTTTTAGAAGCACAAATCTTGTTGAATTCCACACGGAAAATGAACTCACTTTTTGGTGTATCATTATTACCTCATTATTAAATCAACATGACCAAGCAGAAACATACGAGAACTTAACTGAACACATAAAGTCCCTCGTGGTGGCAAAATGCTGGCTTCAAACTCCTAGATCTGTATACATTATTTCTTCATTGTTAATTTTAACAACTTGGCCCTTACCAAACCACAAGACACAAATATCAGATAATTTGTGCATCAAATACATCAGTTTGATGAAATCACTTTCTTTACAGTTTGGCTTACACAAGCTAGAGTTTATCTCGGAATTTAGTCACAAGACCAAATTAAATGTCACTCGGGAAGTCAATTTGAACAACAGAATCAGGGAAAGAATCTACAAGTTTGTGAATGTTAATTCAAATTACTGGTTGATACATCTTGGTTTgtccaacaacaaccataATGGGTTCACTCAAGAttacatcatcaacaaggcTTCGAATATTGATCTCTTCGATAGTGGTGTATCATCTACAGACCAATATATAAACTCGTTGTTAAAGATATCAATTATTCAATCCAAGTTGAATGAAAACATGAGCAACTTAATCGGTGACAGGCTCACCGAGGATGGTTTACCTCTATTGCCTAATCAGATTAATACATCAAAAATGATTAATTTTAATATGTTTGAGATTATCTTGAATGATTTAAACAAGATGCTCGCCGAAAAGGATTATGAAAGTGCAGAGATGGAAAAATTGATCCAAGTATCTATTGCTTATTCcaagttgcagttgtttgTATACTCGCTATCCAAATCTGATATATCCGTTGTggaatataaaaattatGTGATTAAGTTGATCAACTGTTGTTTGTCAATTGTTGAGTTGATGGAATCAGAGGAGGAGTACTTAAAACTACCCATTTTCTACAAGTTCCCCGTTGAACTAGCAAGCCTCACTTTGCTTCGCGTTTTCAAGTCTCCTATTTTGAGTTCTGTCTCGCAATATCAATTGGTGAAGAATGCATTTGGAAAATTGTTTGACAAGATATTCCAACATGACTCTTGGCATTTTATgaatttcaaattgttaAAAATAATCGAAAAATTTGACAAGTTGGAAAATGAGTTTATTATTGCTAAGCAAATGGACCAAGCCGAAACTTTGCAAAACTCATTTTTCTTGGTAACAAGGATGAAAAATTATCTAGTCTCTAGCTTGCAGTATGAATTGATTTGGCTTATTTAtgagcaagaaaaaaataatgtcGAAAATTTTTCCGAAAAAGTTGATACTAGTTTGCCCTTGGATTTCATCATTGATAAAGATTTACAGAAATACATCAAGTCTAACGAGTCTATATTGACAATATTATAG
- the PFA5 gene encoding palmitoyltransferase pfa5, translating to MILPSETAFANDNAKHMNLPQSKPSSWWNRALIPFLICLGLGYLNFALNYSLGYKEVYQHHSRASAILLWVISGYIQVCIFIYWILIICIGPGVAPKIAPFNIYDEPPRPSLQLTPTPDIFFCDKMGYPYYDSQVDSIKLERSFYSKYVGHTVLKYDHYCVWIGATIGRNNYLYFLKFCACFLAFFVVLLVYTGVYTRASINRGGEINHNYIVLYIMGGFWVLMISALLGTHLRYVCINITTLDDLAIKQRDRYTRWKSRNNKNEKKDEGKGKGKGKGRGREGGGEDGKMSRNQGSSEPRDLRPIFECLKAKTPRMEDGRRYVNVKHGEYRLVVEFDVTKRPFDLGLKINWINLVFNGNRNKMQPRSFYTNFKFILSILQMFTPFIELIWQHLGKPKYRDIEKENNEQHQSYSVYEQYSEQLGPLFLNNVYEKINKRDCYLASYTNVKEQ from the exons ATGATTTTG CCAAGCG aaactgcATTTGCCAACGATAATGCTAAACATATGAACTTGCCTCAACTGAAACCATCCTCATGGTGGAACCGTGCATTGATACCATTTCTCATTTGCCTTGGATTAGGCTACCTCAATTTTGCACTCAACTATTCATTGGGGTATAAAGAAGTTTACCAACATCACTCTCGCGCAAGTGCTATTTTGTTGTGGGTGATCTCAGGGTACATTCAGGTATGCATCTTTATATACTGGATTTTAATAATCTGTATTGGTCCTGGGGTTGCACCGAAAATTGCTCCATTCAACATTTATGATGAGCCACCAAGACCGCTGTTGCAACTAACTCCTACCCCcgatatatttttttgtgaCAAGATGGGGTATCCATATTACGATTCGCAAGTGGATTCGATAAAGCTTGAGCGTTCGTTTTATTCCAAATACGTTGGACATACTGTTTTGAAATATGACCACTATTGTGTTTGGATTGGAGCTACAATTGGTCGTAATAACTACTTGtactttttgaaattctGCGCATGTTTCCTTGCATTCTTTGTTGTCTTGCTCGTATACACCGGTGTTTATACCCGCGCATCGATCAACCGTGGCGGGGAGATTAATCATAACTATATAGTGTTGTACATTATGGGCGGATTTTGGGTGTTGATGATTAGTGCACTTTTGGGGACACATTTACGTTATGTTTGCATCAATATTACCACACTCGATGACCTAGCGATCAAGCAAAGAGACCGCTACACTAGATGGAAAAGTCggaataataaaaatgaaaaaaaagatgaaggaaaaggaaaaggaaaaggaaaaggaagaggaagagaaggaggaggggAAGACGGAAAGATGAGCAGAAATCAGGGACTGAGCGAACCCAGGGATCTACGACCAATTTTTGAATGTTTGAAGGCCAAAACTCCTAGAATGGAAGACGGTCGACGATATGTTAATGTTAAACATGGGGAATACAGATTAGTCGTTGAATTCGATGTTACAAAACGGCCTTTTGATTTGGGATTAAAGATCAATTGGATTAACCTTGTATTCAATGGCAATCGGAATAAAATGCAGCCGAGATCTTTTTATACAAATTTCAAGTTTATTTTGTCTATTCTCCAAATGTTTACTCCATTTATAGAACTCATTTGGCAACATCTTGGTAAACCGAAGTATCGggatattgaaaaagaaaataatgagCAACACCAGTCATACTCGGTGTATGAACAATATTCGGAACAATTGGGTCCATTGTTTTTGAACAATGTTTATGAAAAGATAAACAAACGAGACTGTTACTTAGCTAGCTATACAAACGTTAAAGAACAATaa
- a CDS encoding uncharacterized protein (BUSCO:EOG09260QVP), whose amino-acid sequence MYIQLIGWLFLSLQIATAVFVENAFSVSEAVNYLYGTPLTDIHIIAGDLVVGKNSKGHLVGIDSFGSGEIKWKLQKQDLAGVSDLLYTQDQIYGWSQGQRDILVIDSDGGFFKHRTEYIVKKMFESKYGGVFILDNGQNLHYLDKGLKTHLVDSNVSDENIFIDCNGGTIQILIGGEQLISYSADGKVNFKSDCSLGSVKEFKDGLVITENDQVFKLDGRNKALRKIENNLFKNLLVVNHAYMVSDDKEEINLISIEKEHTKLIHRLPKPKSKSKSESFSSSSLRLKTSLQFTPLNSFLIFTDERSRKVFDLTDFLHSGDIESIKKIQFKLSFDSQFEYLVKVKSESKGLAILGLDENLNGELFSLFDGRKLKDIAPRQAQYSSQYNDNYIIIDPPHSTKLKSDKEVIQKETDNALVFTHWLSRTIRHLSEIGRAIFNIRKHFISDDVETFAFNKLIIFYDANHGKLVALNSHDDGLAWETNIFNNTGSGSGENHEKFIKVTQLNSNGVVGPLIALFESHLLFIDPETGNITGKKPNNGAIDIKPIKQTFALEFSDNFVLAESVDEDVYFVKQKDNTMLSGHLIPKNELKSIQTWTYNLQEHIVAASTPLQESNSLSAVSSIGIPLHDKSVLYKYLNPNLLALMTFKETLKLYLIDGISGNLLYTHVHPVAELIDPSSVRLVADDNWLVYTFFTKSPRLEQRINVVDLFNGKSAPLTQSLANVTIDSIFTKSFIYPEKILQLSSTKTNWGITLKSIIAFTESGNLVELPKFVLNPRRPEHQMSASEYQDDFRLMPYDPIIPKNNFQTINHKFKLEYEDEDVEDVEEKDGYKEVKNKVGAILVQPTQYESTVVLCFMNSHNQFCSLVQPSASFDLLGKNFEKIKLVLTIIALLAVYIATKPYVSDKKLKSQWIDLKKKA is encoded by the coding sequence ATGTACATCCAATTGATTGGATGGTTATTCTTGCTGTTACAAATTGCAACAGCagtatttgttgaaaacGCATTCAGTGTAAGTGAAGCAGTCAACTATTTGTATGGAACACCATTGACCGATATTCATATCATTGCCGGCGATCTTGTTGTGGGCAAGAACTCAAAGGGTCATTTAGTTGGTATTGACTCTTTTGGCAGCGGGGAGATCAAAtggaaattacaaaaacaagatttGGCCGGTGTAAGCGATCTTTTATATACACAAGATCAGATTTATGGATGGAGTCAAGGCCAAAGAGATATCCTAGTAATTGATTCCGATGGTGGCTTTTTCAAGCATAGAACTGAATATATTGTCAAGAAAATGTTTGAATCTAAGTATGGTggtgtttttattttagaCAATGGCCAAAATTTACATTATCTTGATAAGGGACTCAAGACACACCTCGTTGATTCAAATGTAAGTGACGAAAACATTTTTATTGATTGCAATGGAGGAACAATACAAATACTTATTGGAGGTGAACAATTGATTTCTTACCTGGCTGATGGTAAAGTCAACTTCAAGAGTGATTGCTCTCTTGGTCTGGTGAAAGAATTTAAAGATGGACTTGTTATTACAGAAAACGATCAAGTGTTTAAGCTTGACGGACGAAACAAGGCCCTtagaaagattgaaaataacCTATTCAAAAACTTGCTTGTTGTAAACCACGCTTATATGGTTTCTGACGATAAAGAGGAAATAAACCTTATATCTATAGAGAAGGAACATACAAAACTAATTCATCGCCTCCCGAAACCCAAATcgaaatcaaaatcagaaTCATTTTCGTCTTCTTCGTTaagattgaaaacaagTTTGCAATTCACACCTCTTAACagctttttaatttttactGATGAACGCTCAAGaaaagtttttgatttaACTGATTTCTTACATTCTGGTGATATCGAAAGCATCAAAAAGATTCAATTCAAACTATCCTTTGATTCCCAATTTGAGTATTTAGTCAAAGTTAAATCTGAAAGTAAAGGATTAGCCATACTTGGTCTCGATGAAAATTTGAATGGCGAACTTTTTAGTTTATTTGACGgcagaaaattaaaagacaTAGCACCTCGCCAGGCTCAATACTCATCCCAATATAACGACAATTACATCATTATTGATCCTCCCCACTCAACAAAACTTAAAAGCGACAAAGAAGTTATTCAAAAAGAGACCGATAATGCTCTTGTGTTTACGCACTGGTTACTGCGCACGATTCGACACTTGAGCGAGATTGGTCGTGCGATTTTTAATATAAGAAAACATTTCATTTCAGATGATGTGGAAACTTTTGCATTCAACAagttaattattttttatgaTGCAAATCATGGAAAACTTGTCGCACTTAACTCTCATGATGATGGACTTGCATGGGAGACTAATATTTTTAACAATACTGGTAGTGGTTCCGGTGAAAATCATGAAAAATTCATTAAAGTTACACAACTAAACAGTAATGGAGTGGTCGGACCTTTGATAGCATTGTTTGAACTGCACTTGTTGTTCATTGATCCTGAAACTGGGAATATCACGGGGAAAAAACCCAACAATGGAGCCATTGATATCAAACCCATTAAGCAAACTTTTGCATTGGAATTTAGCGACAATTTTGTGTTAGCCGAGTctgttgatgaagatgtATATTTCGTCAAGCAAAAAGATAACACAATGCTCTCTGGACATTTAATTCCTAAAAACGAGCTCAAATCAATTCAAACTTGGACCTACAATTTGCAAGAACatattgttgctgcttccaCTCCCTTGCAAGAGTCAAATTCATTATCCGCAGTTTCATCGATTGGGATCCCACTTCACGATAAATCTGTATTATACAAATACCTCAATCCCAATTTACTAGCATTAATGACATTTAAAGAAACTTTGAAGTTGTACCTTATTGATGGAATATCAGGTAATTTGTTGTACACACATGTTCATCCTGTCGCCGAGTTGATCGACCCACTGTCAGTACGTCTTGTAGCAGATGACAACTGGTTAGTGTACACTTTTTTCACCAAACTGCCGAGATTAGAGCAAAGGATTAATGTTGTTGACCTTTTCAATGGTAAATCTGCTCCCTTAACGCAATCACTTGCAAATGTCACAATCGATTCAATTTTCACAAAGTCTTTTATTTACCCTGAGAAAATTCTCCAATTATCATCaacgaaaacaaattggGGCATCACTTTGAAATCCATAATTGCGTTCACCGAACTGGGCAATTTGGTGGAACTCCCcaaatttgttttaaaCCCGAGGCGACCAGAGCATCAAATGTCTGCTAGTGAATACCAAGATGACTTCAGGTTGATGCCATATGATCCTATAATtccaaaaaacaatttccAAACCATCAATCACAAATTTAAATTAGAATACGAAGACGAGGATGTCGAAGATGTCGAAGAAAAGGACGGATACAAAGAGgtcaaaaataaagtagGCGCAATTCTTGTACAACCAACACAGTATGAAAGTACAGTAGTTTTGTGTTTCATGAATAGTCATAATCAATTTTGTTCCCTTGTTCAGCCTAGTGCATCATTTGACTTGTTGGGCAAAAATTtcgaaaaaattaaattggTTCTTACAATCATTGCCTTGTTGGCAGTGTACATTGCTACAAAGCCATATGTATCTGataagaaattgaaatcgCAATGGatagatttgaaaaagaaagcataA
- a CDS encoding uncharacterized protein (BUSCO:EOG092606AD) — protein MDFVGEIIEHEIEEPTAPLEPTTQGSDLLNTGFPDPLNHKKRYNSRWTMKRRAKPATSKVDDVRIKTVSKGNTTATTTTVTTTTTTTATTGGSSLLSDNRDEQTEPVSEAEQINQENIAKLNSMTDAEIMAERESILKQLNPKLVQSLIQRSQKRDKGPTSEGHKEGSDHTHRHQHAEGYNGWIGGMKTERGIQDLSQLDKADVDKALGFDLNLNLDGETKRAGTRARKTVTFDDNNLATVDGEQTVENFTHKGGYLGPQGESELSSEPQSEQEVLDKVAPKDYQIIDSDDEEMNNDTVHFTKPNNSDPDLDINDPDFFDKLHEKYYPDLPKETEKLSWMTKPMPVQVSTTYESISDMRFDFKGNLVQINIDKEDVTDSLNGGSREGKGEIPTYLGLHHHSENPHMAGYTLSELAHLSRSTQPGQRCISIQTLGRLLHKLGKHEFNILPINESQGDFGNESESDANLKEMMHHFESMMWDLVDELRIVESLTEAADEKRTRNLSVRNYAIEALWLLKTGGGRPAREEIKDAMAIAV, from the coding sequence ATGGACTTTGTTGGAGAAATCATTGAgcatgaaattgaagagcCCACGGCACCCTTGGAACCCACAACTCAAGGATCCGATTTGTTAAATACAGGGTTTCCTGATCCCTTGAACCATAAGAAGAGATACAATTCGCGATGGACGATGAAGCGTAGAGCCAAGCCAGCCACAAGTAAAGTAGATGATGTCAGAATCAAAACCGTTTCTAAGGGAAATACcactgctactactactactgttactactactactactactactgctactactgGTGGTTCTTCCTTATTATCTGATAACCGTGATGAGCAAACTGAGCCAGTATCGGAAGCTGAGCAAATAAATCAGGAAAATATAGCAAAACTCAACCTGATGACGGATGCAGAGATAATGGCTGAACGAGAATCCATATTGAAACAGCTAAATCCTAAACTTGTGCAGAGTCTTATCCAAAGGCTGCAAAAGCGAGACAAGGGTCCCACCTCCGAAGGACATAAAGAGGGTTCTGACCATACTCACAGGCATCAACACGCAGAGGGCTATAATGGATGGATTGGCGGAATGAAGACTGAGCGCGGAATACAAGATCTCTCTCAATTGGACAAAGCCGATGTGGATAAGGCATTGGGATTTGATTTGAATTTAAATTTGGATGGAGAAACAAAACGGGCAGGTACTAGAGCGAGGAAAACAGTTACTTTTGATGATAACAATCTCGCTACTGTTGATGGAGAGCAAACGGTGGAAAACTTTACACACAAGGGTGGTTATTTAGGACCTCAGGGTGAACTGGAATTACTGCTGGAACCACAGTCAGAACAAGAAGTGCTTGACAAAGTGGCACCAAAAGACTATCAAATAATTGATTCCGATGACGAAGAAATGAATAACGATACTGTTCACTTTACAAAACCTAACAACAGTGATCCTGACTTGGATATAAATGATCctgatttttttgataagCTACATGAGAAATACTACCCCGATTTGCCAAAAGAAACCGAAAAGCTTTCATGGATGACAAAACCAATGCCAGTACAAGTCTCGACTACTTATGAAAGTATATCGGATATGAGGTTCGACTTTAAGGGTAACTTAGTCCAGATTAATATAGACAAAGAGGATGTCACAGATTCGTTAAATGGAGGAAGCAGAGAAGGGAAAGGAGAAATTCCCACATACCTTGGTCTCCATCATCATTCAGAAAATCCACATATGGCTGGGTATACATTGAGTGAACTTGCACACTTGAGTCGGTCTACACAGCCAGGACAGAGGTGCATTAGCATACAAACATTGGGAAGACTATTACATAAGCTTGGTAAGCACGAGTTCAATATCTTGCCCATAAATGAAAGCCAAGGTGATTTTGGAAACGAGAGTGAAAGCGATGCCAACTTAAAGGAGATGATGCACCATTTCGAAAGTATGATGTGGGATTTGGTAGACGAATTGAGGATTGTAGAAAGCTTAACAGAGGCTGCTGACGAAAAACGGACAAGAAATCTATCAGTGAGAAATTACGCCATTGAAGCGTTGTGGCTATTAAAAACTGGTGGCGGAAGACCTGCTCGTGAGGAAATTAAAGATGCAATGGCCATAGCTGTTTag